One window of the Eschrichtius robustus isolate mEscRob2 chromosome X, mEscRob2.pri, whole genome shotgun sequence genome contains the following:
- the LOC137756455 gene encoding histone H2B-like codes for MLEPSSEASEESPGTKETSEESPGTKEAEPKKPKRRCSRRRRCSRLRRRRCSRLRRCSRLRRCSRRRRCSRRRLSDGFDSFATYFGRVLQRVQEGLSLSQEAVNVMDSFVKDIFERIAGEAARLVRSSKRSTLTSRDMQTSVRLLLPGKRGKHAISSATKAVIRYITGK; via the coding sequence ATGCTTGAGCCTTCGTCTGAGGCGTCTGAAGAAAGCCCGGGCACCAAGGAGACGTCTGAAGAAAGCCCGGGCACCAAGGAAGCCGAGCCGAAGAAGCCGAagcgccgctgcagccgccgtcgccgctgcagccgccttcgccgccgccgctgcagccgccttcgccgctgcagccgccttcgccgctgcagccgccgccgccgctgcagccgccgccgcctctcTGACGGCTTCGACAGCTTTGCCACCTATTTCGGAAGGGTGCTGCAGCGGGTCCAGGAGGGCCTGAGCCTCTCGCAGGAGGCCGTGAACGTCATGGATTCGTTCGTGAAGGACATCTTTGAGCGAATCGCCGGCGAGGCGGCGCGCCTGGTCCGCTCCAGCAAGCGCTCCACCCTCACCTCCAGAGACATGCAGACCTCCGTGCGCCTGCTGCTgcctgggaagaggggcaagcacgcCATATCCAGCGCCACCAAGGCAGTAATTCGATACATCACCGGCAAATGA